From the Oleiharenicola lentus genome, one window contains:
- a CDS encoding type II toxin-antitoxin system VapC family toxin: protein MSDVVVDCSATLPWVFADESTAATTALQDEIARGRKVWVPSLWHLEIANVLLGTKKRGRIDEAGIRKFFSTLQLYDIEVDMETPSVAWSQTLALAEQYGLTAYDAAYLELALRKGLPLASLDGDLRGAALKAGIDLALN from the coding sequence GTGAGCGATGTGGTCGTCGATTGTTCGGCAACCCTTCCGTGGGTGTTTGCCGACGAATCCACCGCCGCCACGACCGCCCTGCAGGACGAAATCGCCCGCGGCCGGAAGGTGTGGGTGCCATCCCTCTGGCATCTGGAGATCGCGAATGTCCTGCTCGGAACCAAAAAGCGCGGTCGCATTGACGAAGCCGGCATCAGGAAGTTTTTCTCCACGCTTCAGCTTTACGATATCGAGGTGGACATGGAGACCCCTTCGGTCGCGTGGAGCCAAACCCTGGCCTTGGCCGAACAATACGGGTTGACCGCCTACGATGCCGCCTACCTTGAGCTGGCCCTGAGAAAGGGACTGCCCCTGGCCTCGCTCGACGGCGATTTGCGCGGTGCCGCGCTAAAAGCGGGGATCGATCTGGCGCTCAACTAG
- a CDS encoding NAD-dependent epimerase/dehydratase family protein, with the protein MASYLVTGAAGFIASKVVEFLLRDGHLVVGIDNLNDYYDLRLKDWRLSRLLERSYAHVLGNPKASCFDGVCVSHGNFHFRALDVENLAGLDALFVEYKFDGVFNLAARAGVRYSMEHPHLYLSTNTVGALNILECMRKYGVQNHVLASTSSLYAGCPMPFTEELPVNAPLSPYAVSKKAAELMSFSYYKLYGIKTSVVRYFTVYGPAGRPDMSPLRFIKWIDEGTRLELYGDGTQARDFTYVDDIARGTILALDCGGFEIINLGGGATPITLQVLIASIERALGKKALISSKPFHIADVKETWADISKAQRLLNWRPEVPLAEGLRRTVEWHLSNRELVRDLKV; encoded by the coding sequence ATGGCTAGTTATCTTGTGACTGGAGCTGCCGGTTTCATCGCCTCCAAAGTAGTGGAATTTCTGCTTCGCGACGGGCATTTGGTCGTCGGCATCGACAACCTCAATGATTATTACGATCTTCGGCTGAAGGATTGGCGGCTTTCCCGATTGCTTGAGCGGTCATATGCGCATGTCCTCGGCAATCCCAAGGCCTCGTGTTTTGACGGTGTATGCGTCAGCCATGGGAACTTCCACTTCAGGGCTCTCGATGTTGAGAATCTGGCGGGACTCGATGCTCTATTCGTCGAATATAAATTTGACGGTGTCTTTAATTTGGCCGCCAGAGCGGGTGTTAGGTATTCGATGGAGCATCCACATCTATACTTGTCCACTAACACGGTGGGGGCGCTCAATATTTTGGAATGTATGCGAAAGTATGGCGTCCAAAATCATGTACTTGCATCAACTTCATCGCTGTACGCGGGCTGCCCCATGCCGTTCACAGAGGAGCTGCCAGTAAATGCGCCACTTTCACCATACGCCGTTTCAAAAAAGGCAGCCGAATTAATGTCGTTTAGTTATTACAAGCTGTATGGAATCAAAACCTCTGTCGTTCGCTATTTTACCGTATATGGACCTGCGGGTAGGCCTGACATGAGTCCTCTCAGATTTATCAAGTGGATAGATGAAGGGACCCGCTTGGAGCTTTACGGTGATGGAACTCAAGCACGTGATTTTACCTACGTCGACGATATCGCTCGTGGCACAATCTTGGCGCTGGATTGTGGTGGATTTGAGATCATCAATTTAGGTGGTGGGGCAACCCCGATCACTTTGCAGGTGCTTATTGCCTCGATAGAACGGGCACTCGGTAAAAAGGCACTGATATCCAGCAAGCCTTTCCATATTGCTGACGTGAAGGAAACTTGGGCTGATATTTCGAAAGCCCAGAGACTGTTGAATTGGCGTCCCGAGGTGCCTTTAGCCGAAGGTTTGCGGCGGACAGTTGAGTGGCATCTATCTAACCGAGAATTGGTTCGTGATCTAAAGGTCTAG
- a CDS encoding type II toxin-antitoxin system Phd/YefM family antitoxin: protein MKTITLKQLHAKTGSLVRRAARAPVQVTDRGQPIAIITSPDSPGVDVFGQIRRLRARLSLDRGETARDLVNAGRRL from the coding sequence ATGAAGACCATCACCCTCAAGCAGCTCCATGCCAAAACGGGCTCCTTGGTGCGACGGGCGGCGCGTGCGCCGGTGCAGGTGACCGACCGCGGGCAACCCATCGCCATTATCACCAGTCCTGACTCGCCTGGCGTGGATGTCTTTGGCCAGATCCGCCGGCTCCGCGCGCGACTGAGCCTTGACCGCGGCGAAACAGCCCGGGATCTGGTCAATGCGGGACGCCGCTTGTGA
- a CDS encoding ABC transporter permease → MPPRPNAILVTLWRNRSLVGQFTKRQVELRHKGSHLGLVWSLLNPLLMLALYVVVFGYIFGGRFKPEELPETRVEYALVVFLGLAIHHFLAEVMATSPSLVTSNPNFVKKVVFPLEILPAANLGAASVHFLITLGLVLGGALVCGVPLQAGVLWLPVLILPLALMALGLSLGLSALGVFWRDVAQITQFLSLALLFASAVFYPVAKIPPEIYTILRFNPLLLTIQEARSVVFWDHPLNFTHLAYLGGCGLISYLLGAWIYQRLRPSFADVL, encoded by the coding sequence ATGCCTCCCCGCCCCAACGCGATCCTCGTCACCCTCTGGCGCAATCGCAGTCTCGTGGGTCAGTTCACCAAGCGGCAGGTCGAGCTGAGGCACAAGGGCAGTCATCTCGGGCTGGTGTGGTCGCTGCTGAATCCGCTCTTGATGTTGGCGCTCTACGTCGTGGTCTTCGGCTACATTTTCGGCGGACGCTTCAAGCCGGAGGAACTGCCCGAAACCCGCGTCGAATATGCCCTCGTCGTTTTCCTCGGTCTGGCCATCCACCATTTTCTGGCGGAGGTCATGGCCACCTCCCCCTCACTGGTCACGAGTAACCCGAACTTCGTCAAGAAAGTCGTCTTCCCCTTGGAAATCCTGCCCGCCGCCAACCTCGGTGCCGCGAGCGTGCATTTCCTGATCACCCTCGGACTGGTGCTGGGCGGGGCCTTGGTGTGCGGCGTGCCGTTGCAAGCCGGGGTGTTGTGGCTCCCCGTGCTGATCCTGCCGCTGGCCCTGATGGCCCTTGGCCTTTCGCTGGGGCTTTCCGCGCTCGGCGTATTCTGGCGGGACGTGGCCCAGATCACCCAGTTTCTTTCCCTGGCCCTGCTCTTCGCCAGCGCGGTCTTTTACCCCGTCGCCAAGATACCGCCCGAGATCTACACGATCCTCCGCTTCAATCCCCTGCTCCTGACCATCCAGGAAGCCCGCAGCGTGGTCTTCTGGGATCACCCGCTCAACTTCACCCACCTCGCCTACCTCGGCGGCTGCGGCCTGATCAGCTATCTGCTCGGCGCCTGGATCTACCAGCGCCTGCGCCCGAGCTTTGCGGATGTGTTGTGA
- a CDS encoding type II toxin-antitoxin system VapC family toxin, giving the protein MKFLVIDASTALGFLMQDEQAPHALKAMSAMEDGTPVLVPAHWWVEVANGLIMAERRKRATQADITEALHLVQALPVTTDDETGRRSGSDTAALARQYGLTIYDAAYLELAMRRGATLATDDRTLRQAATAAGVPLLSTT; this is encoded by the coding sequence GTGAAGTTTCTCGTCATCGACGCCTCGACCGCCCTCGGTTTCCTGATGCAGGATGAGCAGGCGCCGCATGCCCTGAAGGCCATGAGTGCGATGGAGGATGGGACGCCGGTGCTCGTGCCGGCCCACTGGTGGGTGGAAGTGGCCAACGGCCTGATCATGGCTGAGCGGCGCAAGCGGGCCACACAGGCCGACATCACGGAAGCACTGCACCTCGTCCAGGCTCTGCCCGTGACCACCGACGACGAAACGGGCCGGCGCTCGGGCAGCGATACCGCCGCGCTCGCCCGACAGTATGGGCTCACCATCTACGATGCCGCTTATTTGGAATTGGCCATGCGCCGCGGCGCCACTTTGGCGACGGATGATCGCACGCTCAGGCAGGCCGCCACCGCCGCCGGCGTGCCCTTGCTCTCCACCACCTGA
- a CDS encoding TolC family protein, whose product MKFSRLLVAGVVLTGGLFVQAFAQDVVTVEKLYPELDNILKQAVAQSPRMLSRAIDLEIAENDRIAARAGLLPTVGGAFRYYEARERRADLGVRMSVPKTYYDFSISQPLYHWGERTNTARMGEIREFIAQGNYREGYRLFAQEVRNAYLKLIVDKLRAKRSAYALDYANNQLKQGEERLAQKVISEGQMFVIRIDAERAQVTAERAAFEFESGLASFARLTGAPLRAEAVPDVIPPVKDQGTALNSLVQGYLAQSELPSHEAVSLRNTLDLERLNLANHKTRLKPKFSLVAGANQDEQRYTALGSKYKVDSYYAGVSVGWTIFDGFSARSAVRSSLARLRSMESDYRVLTDRLAQHVQSQARLAGFAARSAAINNKLLDSAEGNLSEKTEQFSRGAVAQEQVNLAQLNLYDMQLTAYLSRIEYFTHVSELLGTVREDPVLANLPAGK is encoded by the coding sequence ATGAAATTCTCTCGATTGTTGGTGGCGGGTGTGGTGTTGACCGGTGGTTTGTTCGTCCAGGCTTTCGCGCAGGACGTTGTGACGGTGGAAAAGCTCTATCCCGAGCTCGATAACATCCTCAAGCAGGCCGTCGCGCAGTCCCCGCGCATGCTCAGCCGGGCCATTGATCTGGAAATTGCGGAGAACGACCGCATCGCAGCCCGGGCCGGCCTCCTGCCGACGGTCGGTGGCGCCTTCCGCTACTATGAAGCCCGCGAGCGTCGCGCCGATCTCGGTGTGCGCATGAGCGTGCCGAAGACTTATTACGATTTCAGCATCTCCCAGCCCCTCTACCACTGGGGCGAACGCACCAACACGGCCCGCATGGGCGAAATCCGTGAGTTCATTGCCCAAGGCAACTACCGCGAGGGCTACCGGCTCTTCGCGCAGGAGGTGCGCAACGCCTATCTGAAGCTCATCGTGGACAAGCTCCGCGCCAAGCGCTCGGCTTATGCCCTCGACTACGCCAACAACCAGCTGAAGCAGGGCGAGGAACGGCTGGCCCAGAAGGTCATTTCCGAAGGTCAGATGTTTGTCATCCGCATCGACGCCGAGCGCGCCCAAGTCACGGCCGAGCGGGCGGCCTTTGAATTTGAAAGCGGCCTCGCCTCCTTTGCCCGCCTGACCGGTGCGCCGCTCCGCGCCGAGGCGGTGCCGGACGTAATTCCGCCGGTGAAAGACCAGGGCACCGCGCTCAATTCGCTGGTGCAGGGCTATCTGGCCCAGTCCGAGCTCCCGAGCCATGAGGCCGTCAGCCTGCGCAACACGCTCGATCTGGAGCGGCTCAATCTGGCCAATCACAAAACCCGGCTCAAACCCAAGTTCTCCCTCGTCGCCGGCGCCAATCAGGACGAACAGCGCTACACCGCGCTGGGTTCGAAATACAAGGTGGATTCCTACTATGCCGGCGTGAGCGTCGGCTGGACCATTTTCGACGGCTTCAGCGCCCGTTCGGCGGTGCGTTCCTCCCTGGCCCGCCTCCGCAGCATGGAAAGTGACTACCGGGTGTTGACCGACCGGCTCGCCCAACACGTGCAGAGCCAGGCCCGACTGGCGGGTTTTGCCGCGCGTTCGGCCGCCATCAACAACAAGCTGCTCGATTCCGCCGAAGGCAACTTGTCGGAAAAGACCGAACAATTCTCCCGCGGTGCGGTCGCTCAGGAGCAGGTCAACCTTGCGCAACTGAATCTCTACGACATGCAGCTCACCGCCTATCTTTCCCGCATCGAGTATTTCACGCACGTCAGCGAACTGCTCGGCACCGTGCGTGAGGACCCCGTGCTCGCCAACCTCCCGGCCGGCAAATGA
- a CDS encoding type II toxin-antitoxin system Phd/YefM family antitoxin has translation MKSHSTTVGVFEAKNSLSELIERVGRGGEVTITKHDTPVAKLVPAIDSLAAARLKATKELRVMSRKYRLKGLSARELIAKGRR, from the coding sequence ATGAAATCCCATTCGACCACTGTCGGAGTTTTCGAGGCCAAGAACAGCTTGTCCGAATTGATCGAACGGGTGGGACGCGGCGGCGAGGTCACGATCACCAAGCACGACACTCCGGTGGCCAAGCTCGTCCCCGCCATCGATTCGCTCGCCGCGGCGCGCCTCAAAGCCACCAAGGAACTCCGCGTGATGAGCCGGAAATACCGGCTCAAGGGCCTTTCGGCTCGTGAACTCATCGCGAAGGGACGACGGTGA
- a CDS encoding sugar transferase, with protein sequence MTSDPSPAPQASQALKRALDLVVSALLLAILLPLLLLIALLVAVGSPGGALFVQERIGRGGRPFPMYKFRSMVKGADRSGPYHTSVNDARITPLGKLLRATSLDELPQLFNVLRGDMSLVGPRPDVPAQKLLYNAEEWRLRHCVRPGVTGLAQVVARNTATHEERVALDLEYVRSASLVTDIAILARTARNLIIKRSY encoded by the coding sequence ATGACGTCCGATCCATCGCCCGCTCCCCAAGCCAGCCAGGCCCTCAAACGAGCCTTAGACCTTGTCGTATCCGCGCTCCTGCTGGCGATCCTGCTCCCGTTGTTGCTGTTGATCGCGTTGCTCGTGGCGGTGGGTTCCCCGGGCGGCGCGCTTTTCGTTCAGGAGCGGATTGGCCGGGGCGGGCGCCCGTTCCCGATGTACAAGTTTCGCAGCATGGTGAAGGGCGCGGACCGGTCCGGCCCCTATCACACGAGCGTCAACGACGCCCGCATCACGCCCTTGGGAAAGTTGCTCCGGGCGACTAGTCTCGATGAATTGCCCCAATTGTTCAATGTGCTACGCGGTGACATGAGCCTGGTCGGACCGAGACCGGATGTGCCCGCGCAAAAGCTGCTATACAATGCGGAGGAGTGGCGGCTACGCCATTGTGTGCGCCCTGGTGTCACCGGACTGGCCCAGGTGGTCGCAAGAAATACGGCCACTCACGAGGAACGGGTGGCCTTGGATCTTGAATATGTCCGGTCGGCTTCACTCGTAACCGACATCGCGATCCTTGCCCGCACCGCGCGCAATCTGATCATCAAGCGCAGTTACTGA
- a CDS encoding acetylxylan esterase has translation MGSVFFIFGFLRHTAPGWRVAGLIFCTAAGIAASDDPGGGVIQGATAYFEKLSAPRPARPAWAKDFSGRREEIRERLLRSIALDPLPERVVLDARFSAVLDHPWAKIRQVAYQLWPGVYSTALLYEPKNFSGRLPAILTPTGHYGQFDNAYVEVQEFCLNLARQGYLVLSTAQNHYEDLSMGISHQTVMVWTNMRALDLLDAMPNVDRERIGIAGASGGGLQTEMLVALDSRPRAASIVGFTCEFRTLLYPDPPHCDCNHFPGVLRDTDHPQISALRFPIPMQFVTMNDWTVDFRTKNFPSIKALYESAGTGDRVAVEYFPSSHAFERPKREAVYQWLARWLQPPGGTASVVEPETSTFSLERLLALRAEVETGMGFGGVSRHFEARWRYLPATIGNSKQLADFQNRLAKVLMRLAGNDAVLPVAPGARPVEFPPAEAGGCLVNRVLIPGEGGLVIPALELKRRTTGAPRRAVLYLSPDDKNELVSPVITQEIEELLAGDTLVLIPDFRGKGELEQTWLGRSDYQGKMWERNGIVWGRPIAAMAATDISSVIDHLLENRGIMRGQVSIVARKSGEAALVGLLAAAMDQRVAKADLDLRGACFQLRNLPPMPFILQHGDVLQIAALIAPRSLVLRGVPPEAGSSGWLQAAYQAAGARTKLDLPIN, from the coding sequence ATGGGTTCTGTTTTCTTCATATTTGGATTTCTTCGGCATACGGCCCCCGGATGGCGCGTGGCCGGCTTGATTTTCTGCACCGCGGCTGGAATAGCGGCGTCGGATGACCCGGGTGGTGGCGTCATCCAGGGAGCAACAGCCTATTTCGAGAAGTTGTCCGCGCCAAGGCCGGCGCGTCCAGCATGGGCGAAGGACTTCTCAGGTCGACGCGAGGAAATCCGGGAAAGGCTGCTCCGATCCATCGCTTTGGATCCACTTCCGGAACGCGTGGTCCTGGATGCAAGGTTCTCCGCGGTGCTGGATCATCCCTGGGCAAAAATACGGCAGGTGGCCTATCAATTGTGGCCTGGGGTGTACTCGACGGCACTACTCTACGAGCCGAAGAATTTCTCGGGACGTTTGCCAGCGATCCTGACCCCGACGGGACATTATGGTCAGTTCGACAACGCCTATGTCGAGGTTCAGGAATTCTGCCTGAACCTGGCAAGGCAGGGCTATCTGGTGCTCTCAACAGCGCAGAATCACTACGAGGATCTGTCCATGGGAATTTCGCACCAGACCGTCATGGTTTGGACGAATATGCGAGCGTTGGATTTGTTGGATGCTATGCCAAATGTAGATCGGGAGAGGATTGGCATTGCCGGAGCATCTGGAGGCGGACTTCAGACGGAGATGCTTGTGGCGCTCGATTCCAGGCCGCGGGCCGCCTCGATCGTCGGGTTCACTTGTGAGTTTCGCACGCTTCTGTATCCGGACCCGCCACATTGCGACTGCAACCACTTCCCCGGAGTCCTGCGTGATACCGATCATCCCCAGATCAGCGCATTGCGGTTCCCGATCCCCATGCAGTTCGTGACGATGAATGACTGGACGGTCGATTTCCGCACAAAAAACTTTCCGAGTATAAAGGCGCTATACGAATCCGCGGGAACGGGCGACAGGGTCGCGGTCGAGTATTTCCCGAGCAGTCATGCCTTCGAACGACCCAAAAGAGAGGCGGTCTATCAATGGCTGGCCCGGTGGCTGCAACCACCGGGAGGAACGGCGTCGGTGGTCGAACCGGAAACATCCACATTCTCCCTCGAGCGACTTCTAGCGCTTCGAGCGGAAGTGGAAACGGGCATGGGCTTCGGGGGCGTCTCGCGGCACTTCGAGGCCCGATGGCGATACCTGCCCGCCACGATCGGCAATTCCAAGCAGCTGGCCGACTTTCAAAATCGCCTGGCTAAGGTGCTAATGCGCTTGGCGGGAAATGATGCCGTCCTGCCTGTGGCGCCTGGAGCGAGACCGGTAGAATTCCCCCCGGCTGAGGCCGGCGGGTGCTTGGTGAACCGGGTCCTGATCCCAGGAGAGGGGGGATTGGTGATCCCGGCCCTGGAATTAAAGCGCCGGACCACCGGTGCCCCCCGCCGGGCTGTGCTGTATCTTTCACCCGACGATAAGAACGAACTCGTTTCACCGGTCATCACCCAGGAAATCGAGGAACTGCTGGCGGGGGACACCTTGGTGCTGATTCCCGACTTCAGGGGGAAGGGCGAGTTGGAGCAAACATGGCTGGGTCGTTCCGATTATCAGGGGAAAATGTGGGAACGTAACGGCATTGTTTGGGGCCGGCCGATTGCCGCTATGGCGGCGACCGATATCAGTTCAGTCATCGATCACCTCCTGGAGAACCGTGGCATAATGCGCGGTCAGGTTTCCATCGTGGCAAGAAAATCGGGTGAAGCCGCCCTCGTCGGCCTGCTGGCCGCAGCCATGGACCAGAGGGTGGCCAAAGCCGATCTCGATCTGAGGGGGGCCTGTTTCCAGCTCCGAAACCTGCCGCCCATGCCCTTTATCCTGCAGCACGGGGATGTGCTGCAAATCGCGGCGCTGATCGCCCCCCGATCCTTGGTGTTGCGCGGCGTGCCGCCGGAAGCCGGCTCAAGCGGCTGGCTCCAGGCGGCCTACCAGGCGGCAGGCGCCCGGACCAAACTCGACTTGCCAATCAACTAG
- a CDS encoding glycosyltransferase family 4 protein, which produces MRILQVRSVLSDMGPGTQPLSIAKELRRRGHEVSFATSGGAYAQEVVKAGFKVHIVPTMAYDRRDPLSTWRTLRRVGQIALDEKIDIVHGHNAAATFLAYWGARLRGRRVRAVNSVRGLEQRPNYLWRNYIYRILPGQILTVATITQRELVQIGVPAQKIKVTYNGYDPLRFDRAATNPDRVRQEFGLQGKRVIGCVGAMVRRPPSKGQHLLVHAIKQLVARFPDVHLLLVGDGEGRADVEEAVKQSGLQAHVTLAGRRFDTPDFFACFDIYSLPSIEGEIFPNSIVEAMALGVPWIGSDIAGLKELTANGEAGIVVPIGDVDALAEKLATLLSDEALRQRMGRRALEEAQSRFTISSVVDRIFTAYDAKE; this is translated from the coding sequence ATGAGAATTCTTCAAGTTCGTTCTGTACTCAGCGACATGGGTCCAGGCACACAGCCGTTGTCGATTGCCAAGGAGCTGCGCCGGCGCGGGCACGAAGTCTCATTTGCTACCAGTGGAGGCGCCTATGCGCAAGAGGTTGTCAAGGCCGGGTTCAAGGTCCACATCGTGCCTACAATGGCCTATGACCGCCGTGATCCGCTGAGCACATGGCGGACCTTGAGGAGAGTCGGGCAGATAGCCCTGGATGAAAAAATCGATATCGTTCACGGTCACAATGCGGCGGCGACTTTTCTGGCCTATTGGGGTGCGAGGCTGCGCGGTCGACGGGTGCGAGCGGTGAACAGTGTGCGGGGCCTTGAGCAGAGGCCCAATTACCTGTGGCGAAATTACATTTATCGTATCCTGCCGGGACAGATTCTTACGGTCGCCACCATCACCCAGCGCGAACTGGTGCAGATTGGTGTCCCCGCCCAGAAGATCAAGGTGACTTACAATGGTTATGATCCGTTGCGCTTCGATCGAGCGGCGACGAATCCCGACCGGGTTCGCCAGGAGTTCGGCCTCCAAGGCAAACGTGTCATCGGATGTGTGGGAGCCATGGTGCGACGTCCGCCGTCAAAGGGGCAGCATCTTCTGGTGCACGCCATCAAACAACTTGTTGCGCGGTTCCCCGATGTGCACCTCCTGCTGGTTGGTGACGGCGAAGGCCGGGCGGATGTTGAAGAGGCGGTGAAACAATCGGGGCTTCAAGCCCATGTCACCCTCGCCGGCCGGCGCTTTGACACGCCGGACTTCTTTGCCTGTTTCGACATCTACAGTCTTCCTTCAATCGAGGGTGAGATTTTCCCCAATTCGATTGTAGAGGCCATGGCCCTCGGCGTTCCTTGGATCGGTAGTGACATCGCCGGATTGAAGGAACTGACCGCCAACGGGGAAGCCGGCATCGTCGTTCCGATTGGAGATGTTGATGCGCTTGCCGAGAAGCTTGCCACCCTACTCAGCGATGAAGCCTTGCGCCAAAGGATGGGTCGCCGAGCTCTGGAGGAGGCGCAAAGTCGTTTCACGATCAGCTCCGTCGTCGACCGGATTTTCACCGCTTACGACGCGAAAGAATAA
- a CDS encoding efflux RND transporter periplasmic adaptor subunit, whose amino-acid sequence MTKPAVSTSSFPWRWLVAGGILAVAAYVYFIALRPVAVVVPVVRGRAVNSVPGSVEVKAESVLPVKSEAGGRIVTSSLNPGRVVTKDEVLLQLDTGDVDIEIERIANDLEAARRRAQVGSTLRAERDNKLDSLNELERRVKAGAFSVAEFEREKRLYQQLVQRVDLEEVNLKLGVENLENALRAKQREKAKMTIVAPFDGVIAELNIAGKPGELIGRDFTLATLISKSRVVEAKISEENYAGLIVGQAAGVSFLSYGPQQYRATLTKKLPTANAETQRYTIHLNVEIPEDKLVPGLTGEVVIVIGQRDNQMIIPRRALRSKQVMLVESGQVVVRSVEVGYTALNEVEILKGVSAGDLVIVEELDTFRPGQRVRTRTAN is encoded by the coding sequence ATGACCAAGCCTGCGGTTTCCACCTCCTCCTTTCCCTGGCGCTGGCTCGTGGCCGGCGGAATTCTGGCGGTTGCCGCCTATGTTTACTTCATCGCTCTGCGGCCGGTGGCCGTGGTGGTGCCGGTGGTGCGCGGCCGGGCCGTCAATTCCGTGCCCGGCAGCGTCGAAGTGAAGGCCGAATCCGTGCTCCCCGTCAAAAGCGAGGCCGGCGGCCGCATCGTCACCTCCTCGCTCAATCCGGGGCGCGTGGTCACCAAGGACGAAGTGCTGCTGCAACTGGACACCGGTGACGTGGACATCGAGATCGAGCGCATCGCCAACGACCTCGAGGCCGCGCGGCGCCGCGCCCAGGTCGGTTCCACCCTGCGCGCCGAGCGGGACAACAAGCTCGATTCCCTGAACGAACTCGAGCGCCGCGTAAAGGCCGGCGCCTTTTCCGTGGCGGAGTTCGAACGGGAGAAACGCCTTTACCAGCAGCTCGTGCAACGCGTCGATCTGGAGGAGGTCAATCTGAAGCTGGGCGTGGAAAACCTGGAGAACGCCCTGCGGGCCAAGCAGCGCGAGAAGGCCAAGATGACCATCGTGGCGCCGTTTGACGGGGTGATTGCCGAACTCAACATCGCCGGCAAGCCGGGCGAGCTCATCGGGCGCGACTTCACCCTGGCGACGCTCATTTCCAAGAGCCGCGTGGTGGAGGCCAAGATCAGCGAGGAAAACTACGCCGGACTCATCGTGGGGCAGGCCGCCGGGGTGAGCTTCCTCAGCTACGGTCCGCAGCAGTATCGTGCCACGCTCACCAAGAAGCTGCCCACGGCCAACGCCGAGACCCAGCGCTACACCATCCATCTCAACGTCGAGATCCCCGAGGACAAGCTCGTGCCCGGCCTGACGGGCGAGGTGGTCATCGTGATCGGCCAGCGAGACAACCAGATGATCATCCCTCGCCGCGCCCTCCGCAGCAAGCAGGTGATGCTGGTCGAGTCCGGCCAGGTGGTCGTTCGCTCGGTGGAGGTCGGCTACACCGCCCTCAACGAAGTCGAAATCCTGAAGGGCGTCTCCGCGGGTGACCTCGTGATCGTCGAGGAGCTGGACACTTTCCGTCCCGGGCAACGCGTGCGCACGCGCACCGCAAACTAG